One window from the genome of Paraneptunicella aestuarii encodes:
- the mioC gene encoding FMN-binding protein MioC, producing the protein MLPVQIIVGSMLGASEYVADELAATLENAGHSATIHLQPDLSNIPQEGLWIICTSTHGAGDLPDNIQPFSEQLADQDLYAVKFSVVGLGDTSYDTFCYGAKQMQKLLSDNKAQLVREPVHIDVLEFPIPEEAAVEWLNNWIEENPDLV; encoded by the coding sequence ATGCTACCTGTACAAATAATCGTAGGCTCCATGCTTGGGGCATCTGAATATGTTGCGGATGAATTAGCCGCTACGCTGGAAAATGCGGGTCATAGCGCAACGATTCACTTACAACCAGACTTATCAAATATTCCTCAGGAAGGTTTGTGGATCATCTGTACTTCCACCCATGGAGCCGGGGATCTTCCAGATAATATCCAACCATTTTCCGAACAGCTTGCAGACCAAGACTTATACGCCGTTAAATTTTCTGTGGTTGGATTAGGCGATACCAGCTACGACACCTTTTGCTATGGTGCCAAGCAAATGCAAAAATTACTTTCTGACAATAAAGCGCAATTAGTCAGAGAGCCTGTACATATAGATGTTTTGGAATTCCCTATTCCCGAAGAAGCTGCGGTAGAATGGTTAAACAACTGGATTGAAGAAAACCCCGACCTGGTCTAG
- a CDS encoding RNA-binding domain-containing protein translates to METEELLAIIANGEDSRHQFKATINNENSLASEMAAFCNSKGGYILVGVNDDGSISGLTDENIREHNKRISNAASNNIRPAINPMTQNFTLPTGKVLLVTVEAGLNKPYMDTNGYIWVKSGSDKRRVTAREELQRMFQEAALIHADEIPVGGSSVADIDQEFFDAFFEKEYGERVEDQYVSRVQLLENMNLAKNGQLNICGALLFASRPQIRLPIFIVKAVAFPGVDIEDEQYIDSQDINGKLSDMFQKVLGFVLANIRHVQNEQSINSVGEPEIPRIVLEELIANALIHRDYFISAPVKVLVFADRIEIVSPGHLPNNLTIENIKMGNSNVRNPILASFAPKILPYRGLGSGIKRAIKAYPDIELIDDRDGNTFKAIIKRLGN, encoded by the coding sequence ATGGAAACCGAAGAACTCTTAGCCATTATTGCCAACGGTGAAGACTCAAGGCATCAGTTTAAAGCCACCATTAATAATGAGAACTCATTGGCCTCTGAAATGGCCGCATTTTGCAACTCTAAAGGCGGCTACATTCTCGTTGGTGTAAACGACGACGGATCTATTTCAGGTTTGACGGACGAAAATATTCGAGAGCATAACAAGCGGATCTCTAATGCTGCATCTAATAATATTAGGCCAGCCATAAACCCAATGACTCAGAATTTCACTTTGCCAACAGGGAAGGTGCTGTTAGTCACCGTCGAAGCGGGTTTGAACAAGCCTTACATGGATACTAATGGGTATATCTGGGTTAAAAGTGGATCTGACAAACGCAGAGTGACCGCACGCGAAGAACTCCAAAGAATGTTTCAAGAAGCTGCACTGATACATGCTGATGAGATCCCTGTTGGCGGAAGTTCAGTTGCAGACATAGACCAAGAGTTTTTTGACGCATTTTTTGAAAAGGAATACGGCGAGCGGGTTGAAGACCAATACGTATCTCGCGTGCAACTGCTTGAAAACATGAATTTGGCAAAGAACGGGCAACTCAACATCTGCGGCGCCTTGTTGTTTGCATCACGACCACAAATACGCTTACCTATTTTTATTGTAAAAGCGGTGGCCTTTCCGGGTGTTGATATCGAAGACGAGCAGTATATCGATAGCCAGGATATTAACGGCAAACTGTCGGATATGTTCCAAAAGGTTCTGGGTTTTGTTCTGGCCAATATTCGCCATGTGCAGAATGAACAAAGCATCAACTCTGTAGGTGAACCAGAAATTCCGCGAATAGTGCTTGAAGAGCTTATTGCTAATGCGCTTATTCATCGCGATTACTTTATATCCGCTCCGGTTAAAGTTTTAGTGTTTGCAGATCGAATTGAAATCGTGAGTCCCGGTCACTTGCCCAATAACTTAACGATAGAAAATATCAAAATGGGCAACTCGAATGTTAGAAACCCGATTTTAGCGTCTTTTGCCCCTAAAATTTTGCCTTATCGAGGACTTGGCAGTGGAATAAAGCGCGCAATTAAAGCCTATCCTGATATTGAATTAATAGATGACCGAGATGGCAATACTTTTAAAGCAATCATTAAAAGGCTTGGAAATTAG